CTGCGCCTGTGGTATCAATAGCCTTACCAAGCATGAAAGGATCTATTTTAATTTCTTTGCCGTTTGAAATTAGAATTGAGCCTTTTTCCCCTATCGTGATTGCCGCAAGATCACATTTCTTTTTTAATTTTTTAAGTGCAGTATTAAGAGAAGAGGTTTTATATAAAGTTGTTATTTCATCTTCATTGGCAAATAATATATCTATATGTTCTTCAACTAGTTTTATAAAACTTTGGCGATGTCTACTTACACAAAATGAGTCAGAAAGGGATAAAGCAACTTTTCGCCCTGCATTTTTAGCTATTTCTGCCGCTTTAAGAAATGCATTTTTAGCAGCTGGGTTGTCCCATAAGTATCCCTCTAAATAAAGTATTTTTGCTTCCCTGACCGCTGAGAGATCGATATCCTTAGGTTCTAAGAGAACTGAAGCGCCCAGATAAGTGCACATAGTTCTTTGCGCATCTGGGGTGACAAAAATTAGACATCTGGCAGTCGATGGACCATCGGATGATGGTGGGGTCTTAAAAATAGTCCCAGTATTTGAGATTTCTTCTGTAAAGATTTCACCTAACTTGTCATTTTTTACCCTTCCAATAAATGCTGCCTTCCCTCCTAACTGGGCTACACACGCTAATGAATTTGCAACTGAACCTCCTGACCTCTGAATTCTGTTAGTAGTCATTTCATAAAGATCTTTAGCTTTTTTTTCATCAATCAAGGTCATTGAACCTTTGTTGAAAGATAGTCTTTCTAGGAGAGAATCATCTGTTGTTGTTAGTACGTCTACAATTGCATTTCCAATGCCTACTATATCTAGGGAAGGGTCGGTTGTTTTGTTAGTCATTAATTTAATTTAGAAATTATAAAAGCATAATTATTTACTTTCTAGAAATTCAGGAGGGCTCTTTTCGGCCCATGAATAGGATCCTCAATAACAATTGTTTGATCTCGATTGGCTCCTAAGGAAACTATTGCTATGGGAACTTCCATAAGTTCAGCTAGGAATCTCAAGTAACTCATGGCTGCAGGTGGAAGATCTTCTAGTCGACGACAATTTTCTGTAGAGCATTTCCAGCCAGGGAGCTTTTTGAAAATTGGTGTACATTTTTCAAAATCTTCAACGCTACTTGGGAAATAATCAATTCTTTTGCCATTTAATTCATAAGCTACACATATATCAATTTCTTCAAGTTCATCTAAAACGTCTAATTTAGTAATAGCAAGGCAATCCAATCCATTTACCTCAACTGCGTATTTTCCAATCACTCCATCAAACCAACCACATCTCCTCCTTCGTCCAGTAGTTGTTCCAAATTCACCCCCTCTATCACAAAGTTGATCATTAATACTCCCTTGCAACTCAGTCGGGAAGGGGCCTTCTCCAACTCTAGTCGTATAGGCTTTTGCAACCCCGATAACTCTGTCAATGAGGGTGGGACCTACTCCTGCTCCAATGCATGCCCCGCCTGATACTGGATTAGAGGAGGTTACATAAGGGTAGGTGCCGTGATCAAGATCTAACAGGGTTCCTTGAGCACCCTCGAACAAGATATTCTTCTTCTTTTTTGCTGCTTGATGAACAGTTCTATTGCAGTCAACAATGTGTTTTTTAAGCTGGTTTCCGTAATCAAGATATTCTTCAATTATTTCATCAATAATTAAAGGTTCAATACCATATATTTTTTGTAGGAGTCCGTTCTTTTCTGCTAATGGAACCTTTAGTCTCTCTTCAAGCTTTTCTCTGCTCAATAGATCAATAATTCTAATTCCATTCCTTTGAGATTTGTCAGCATAAGTTGGACCTATGCCCCTACCAGTAGTACCAATCTTTTGGAGCCCTCTTTTTTGCTCCATCGCCATATCTAGAAGCCGATGATAAGGCATAGTTACATGAGCAGTTGAAGCTAGTTTTAGGCCTGCGATATCTATATCGTTGTCTTTGAGCATTTTTATTTCTTTAATCATCACTTTTGGATCAACAACTGTTCCTGATCCAATAAGACAAATCGTATCTGGATACAAAATCCCAGAGGGAATTAAATGCAATTTGAGAACTTTGTCCTCGACAACAATTGTATGACCAGCATTTACACCACCTTGGTAGCGAACAACTACATCAGCGGAGCGACTGAGCAAATCGGTGATTTTGCCCTTTCCTTCATCACCCCACTGTGCCCCTATAACTACGACGTTTGCCAAGGAAGAAAATTCGGCTCGAAACCGATTTACTTTAGAAGAAACAAGATTTGCAGATAGTGATACCCTGAGTCAAAGAAATGAATTAAAGATTATCTTTAATTGTCTCTAACTGCCAATTTCTCTGCCTTAGATAGTTCTTTGTTTAATCTCTCCTTAAGCTTTTCAGGAACAGGTCTGTTTGCAAAAGTTTTATAATGACCTGATAAAGCATTTAATGCAGTTTGCATTGTAGTAAAGGTAGTAGAAGTATTTACTTGAGATCGATTTCTATATCTTGAGATGTAATCGCTTATGAGAAAAACAGCTTCTTTTTCTGCATCTGATAGCCCTTTATCTTCTTTGGGTAAAGTTATGGTTTCTTTCAAAGTTGAAGAGACCGAAATAGTGTCTTTTGCAAAATCCCCAGTCATTAATGTTTTAGCTGCATTCGCTTCTGAAGCAAATTGAAAGAATGTGAGGCAGAAGCCAAGGCATATCGCCAAAGCTGCCCTCACCAACCTAATGGAGAGGTGATGAAAGGCAGAAATCATTTTTTTTTTTTGCAATTACATCAGACTCTAGAGTCCTTTGGGCTCGATTTATAGTTTTTCAGTATTAAATTCTTCTGAAAGTTTTTTAAAAACTGATGCGAGGTCTAATGACTCTGTAGCTTTTGTCTTTCTATTATGTAATTCAACCAGTCCAGAATTGGCTTCTCTACCAGCAACAATTCTCCAGGGAATGCCAATAAGGTCCGCATCTTTAAACTTTATTCCAGCTCTCTCATCCCTATCGTCAAGAAGTGCATCAATTCCATTTTCTATTAACTTTTGATAGATTTCTTCCGCTAAGTTTCTTTGCTCAGTATTTTTTATATTGGCAATAATAATTATTACTTCAAATGGGGCAATTGATGCTG
The sequence above is drawn from the Prochlorococcus marinus str. MIT 1013 genome and encodes:
- a CDS encoding adenosine kinase; this translates as MTNKTTDPSLDIVGIGNAIVDVLTTTDDSLLERLSFNKGSMTLIDEKKAKDLYEMTTNRIQRSGGSVANSLACVAQLGGKAAFIGRVKNDKLGEIFTEEISNTGTIFKTPPSSDGPSTARCLIFVTPDAQRTMCTYLGASVLLEPKDIDLSAVREAKILYLEGYLWDNPAAKNAFLKAAEIAKNAGRKVALSLSDSFCVSRHRQSFIKLVEEHIDILFANEDEITTLYKTSSLNTALKKLKKKCDLAAITIGEKGSILISNGKEIKIDPFMLGKAIDTTGAGDLYAGGFLKGLADGLTPELSAKIGSICAGQIVTQLGSRSNTDLLNLINSNLKP
- a CDS encoding adenylosuccinate synthase; translation: MANVVVIGAQWGDEGKGKITDLLSRSADVVVRYQGGVNAGHTIVVEDKVLKLHLIPSGILYPDTICLIGSGTVVDPKVMIKEIKMLKDNDIDIAGLKLASTAHVTMPYHRLLDMAMEQKRGLQKIGTTGRGIGPTYADKSQRNGIRIIDLLSREKLEERLKVPLAEKNGLLQKIYGIEPLIIDEIIEEYLDYGNQLKKHIVDCNRTVHQAAKKKKNILFEGAQGTLLDLDHGTYPYVTSSNPVSGGACIGAGVGPTLIDRVIGVAKAYTTRVGEGPFPTELQGSINDQLCDRGGEFGTTTGRRRRCGWFDGVIGKYAVEVNGLDCLAITKLDVLDELEEIDICVAYELNGKRIDYFPSSVEDFEKCTPIFKKLPGWKCSTENCRRLEDLPPAAMSYLRFLAELMEVPIAIVSLGANRDQTIVIEDPIHGPKRALLNF
- the psb27 gene encoding photosystem II protein Psb27, translated to MISAFHHLSIRLVRAALAICLGFCLTFFQFASEANAAKTLMTGDFAKDTISVSSTLKETITLPKEDKGLSDAEKEAVFLISDYISRYRNRSQVNTSTTFTTMQTALNALSGHYKTFANRPVPEKLKERLNKELSKAEKLAVRDN